In Methanomassiliicoccales archaeon, the DNA window GGGCCATAAAAAAGGGATAGAAAGAATTTTAAACTCTTACAAAGAGCAAAGATTTATTAAGTCCAAAACAAACTTATAATGGTGATTTTATGGAAAGAAGACAACTTACATGCCCACTTTGTGGAGGAACCAGTTTTAAATTTGAAGATGGGAAATTGGATAGCAAATGGGGCTTCACAGCTCACAAGGTGAAAATTGCAATCTGTGAGAGCTGTGGCTATATAATGATGTTTTACAAGGGAAGGACAATATGGGACTTTGACTAGTGCTAAACTTTATAATTGTATCACCCCATTTTTCAATGGGGTCAAAGATGAGGGAAGAACTAAAACGCATGCTTAAGGTAGACATACTTGAGATCAAATATGAAGGAGATAAAGTGATTGTCTATGTTCCAAAAAACCAGGTTAGGATAGCAGTAGGAAGCGGTGGGAGTGCTGTAAGGGCTGCAGAGCTAGTCTTAGGAAAAAAGATCGAAATTAGAGGTAGATAAAGAATGCCTATGGAACTTAAAAAACAAGAACTTGAAGACTTGATCCTCTCTTTTATAGTCCTTACACTAATTTTTTCAAATTTTGAATTAACTGCAATTCCTTATGTTGCCCTTGGCATCTTTACGGCATTTGTATTCCATGAGATTGCCCATAGGCAGGTTGCCAGAAAGTACGGATACTATGCCATCTATAGGAGATGGGACACCGGAATTATGCTGGCTTTGCTGTTGGGGATACTAAATAAGCTTCTTGGATTTGGATTCATTTTTGCCGCCGTTGGAGCAGTTCAAGTTTATTCTCTCTATGCGGGCTGGGAGGATAGAAAGATTTATGGAAAAATAAGCCTCGCTGGGCCAGTAACAAACATACTCATAGGTACCTTTGCCCTTATTTTATTACTCTTAGGAGAATTTTCCGGCACTTTATGGGCCTCTCTGTATTACACAACCGTTATAAATCTGTGGCTGGCTTTCTTTAACCTTCTCCCCATTCCTCCCTTAGATGGTTATAAAGTTCTAAGATGGAATCCTGGCTACTGGGGAGTTGCAATAGGCATGGCATTCCTCCTACAGTCTATCATTTAGTCTCACGCTTGGTGATACAGAAGGAAAAGATTAAAATACAAGGGGCCCAACTATCTGACGAGGTGAAAAAATGAAGTACAAAGAGCCCTTTGGTGTTAAGCTCGATTTTGAAACCGGAATTATTGAAAATGCAAAGAAAAGCGTCAGAAGACTCAGCGACATGAAAGGTTACTTTGTTGATGAAGAGGCTTGGGAAAAAATGGTAAAAGAAGGGGATCCAGTTGCTTATGAGGTCTATGCAATAGAGCAGGAAGAAAAAGATGGGGATCTAAACTTCGCAACCACTATCTTGTACCCAGGCAAAGTTGGAAACGAATTCTTCATGACAAAGGGGCATTATCACTCAAAAATAGACAGAGCTGAGGCTTATTTCGCCCTTAAAGGTAAGGGAGGCATGCTGCTTCAGACTCCAGAAGGGGAAGCAAGGTTCATTGAGATGGAACCCGGTACAATAGTTTACGTTCCCCCATACTGGGCTCACAGGACAATTAACACTGGTAAAGAACCCTTCATATTCTTAGCTTTGTATCCTGCAGATGCTGGCCATGACTATGGAACAATTGCAGAAAAAGGATTTTCCAAGATAGTGATTGATGAGAACGGAAAGGTAGTCATTAGGGATAATCCAAAGTGGAAAGAGTAACTCTTCTTCCCTCCCGATTTTTTAAAGGTTGGATAAAATGTCCAATAGAAAGGAAATCCTTTGAATATGTAAAAGATTTTTATAGGCTTAACGCATAACTCCCTATGGTGGTGCTAATGACTTTCGATAAAAAGAGAATAGAGGAGATTAAAAAGGCTGAAGAAGAGTGGAATGAAAAAACTGTAAAACCCTTTATTGCAAAAGCGCCAGAAAGAAAGGAGAAATTCATGACTGATGATGGTTTTGAAATTAAAAGAGTCTACACTCCTGCCAATCTTGAGAACTGGGATTATTTAGAAAAACTTAACTTCCCAGGTCAATATCCTTTCACAAGAGGGGTCTACTCCACAATGTATAGAGGAAGACTATGGACAATGAGACAGTATGCTGGTTTTGGAACTGCTGAGGAGAGCAACAAGCGTTACAAATACCTCTTGGAGCAAGGACAAACGGGTCTAAGTGTCGCTTTTGATTTGCCAACACAAATTGGTTATGACTCCGATCACCCCATGGCAGAAGGTGAAGTTGGCAAAGTCGGTGTGGCTATTGATTCCCTTAAGGACATGGAAATACTATTTGATGGAATTCCCCTAGATAAAGTCTCCACCTCAATGACAATTAATGCCACAGCTGCCAACCTTTTAGCTATGTACATTCTTGTAGGCCAAAAACAGGGAGTCCCACAAAATCAACTGAGAGGAACCGTACAAAATGATATCCTAAAAGAATACATTGCCAGAGGAACTTATATCTTCCCTCCAAATCCCTCAATGAGATTAACAACAGACATCATAATGTATTGTGCTGAAAAAGTTCCAAAATGGAACTCAATAAGCATAAGTGGATACCATATCAGAGAAGCTGGAGCAAATGCAGTTCAAGAGGTAGCGTTCACACTAGCTGATGGTATTGAATATGTCAAAGCCGTTATCGCGAGAGGTATGGACATCGATAAATTTGCTCCCAGACTAAGCTTTTTCTTCAATGCACACAACAACTTCTTAGAAGAGATTGCAAAATTTAGAGCGGCCAGAAGATTATGGGCCAGAATAATGAAAGAGAAGTTCAATGCAAGGGACCCAAGATCAATGCTCTTGAGATTCCACACTCAGACTGGTGGATCAACACTTACGGCCCAACAACCTGAAAACAACATAGTTAGAGTTGCTATCCAAGCTCTCGCTGCAGTTTTAGGAGGTACTCAATCCCTTCACACTAACAGCTATGATGAGGCCCTTTCACTCCCAACAGAGAAAAGCGTTAGAATTGCCCTAAGGACACAACAAATTATTGCCTACGAGAGTGGGGTTGTTGACACTATTGACCCACTTGGAGGTTCATATTACATAGAGTGGCTCACTGACCACATAGAAGAAGAGGCAATGAAGTACATCGAGAAGATTGAGGCCATGGGTGGTATGATGAAGGCCATTGAAAGAGGATACATCCAAAAAGAGATTGCAGATTCAGCCTACAAGTACCAGAAAGAAGTGGAAGAGAAGAAGAGAATCATAGTGGGTGTAAATGAGTTTATTGTTGATGAACCCCTCGATGTCGAGATTCTTAAAGTGGATCCAAGCATCAGAGACAGACAAATTGAGAGACTTAAAAAGCTAAGGAGTGAAAGGGACAACAAGAAAGTAGAAGAAGCTTTAAATGAGTTAAGAAAAGCTGCTGAAACCGAAGACGTAAATCTAATGCCATACGTCATAGAGGCCCATAAACACCTTGCAACCCTTGGAGAAGTTACAGATGTGCTAAGAGAAGTATGGGGAGAGTACAGGGCCCCACTGATCTTCTGAACTCACCCCATTTTCTTTTCTAAATATATTACCAGTACCAAGAGGACAATTAAGCCCAAGATCAAGAGATAAACTTCTCTGGTTGCTAATTCACTAACCTCAGGGCCTCCTCTTGTGGTTTTGAATTCTAAAGTAACGTTCCCTTCTCCGATAAGAGTTATGACCACAAAATCTTCGTAGCTCCTTATGCCGATCTCTCCATTAATGGATTTTCTTTTATCCTTGAAGACTCCCCTAAAGTTTGTAGATAGAGGGTCAAAGTTTTCTTTTTCATTGTTAAGGGTAAAATAGTAGGCCCTTAGCTCAACATCTTTATTAGAAGTTAGAGAAAACTGCAATCTTTGGCCTCTGAGTGAAGTAGCATTTATAATAAATGTTCTCAAACCTTCTCCAAACTCTCTTTTTTTAAGTTCAAAACTTATGTTCTTCGGTTCTCTCAAGTAATCTGCAACTAATAATGCGCCATCAAAGTAGTTCTCGCCCTCAATCATTAGCATGAATTCACTAAGGTTAAAGATAAGGAAGTCACTTCTACCCCTTTCTTGGGTCGAAGATTGTACTATTTTCCCC includes these proteins:
- a CDS encoding KH domain-containing protein, with amino-acid sequence MREELKRMLKVDILEIKYEGDKVIVYVPKNQVRIAVGSGGSAVRAAELVLGKKIEIRGR
- a CDS encoding site-2 protease family protein; translation: MPMELKKQELEDLILSFIVLTLIFSNFELTAIPYVALGIFTAFVFHEIAHRQVARKYGYYAIYRRWDTGIMLALLLGILNKLLGFGFIFAAVGAVQVYSLYAGWEDRKIYGKISLAGPVTNILIGTFALILLLLGEFSGTLWASLYYTTVINLWLAFFNLLPIPPLDGYKVLRWNPGYWGVAIGMAFLLQSII
- a CDS encoding cupin domain-containing protein → MKYKEPFGVKLDFETGIIENAKKSVRRLSDMKGYFVDEEAWEKMVKEGDPVAYEVYAIEQEEKDGDLNFATTILYPGKVGNEFFMTKGHYHSKIDRAEAYFALKGKGGMLLQTPEGEARFIEMEPGTIVYVPPYWAHRTINTGKEPFIFLALYPADAGHDYGTIAEKGFSKIVIDENGKVVIRDNPKWKE
- a CDS encoding methylmalonyl-CoA mutase family protein; this encodes MTFDKKRIEEIKKAEEEWNEKTVKPFIAKAPERKEKFMTDDGFEIKRVYTPANLENWDYLEKLNFPGQYPFTRGVYSTMYRGRLWTMRQYAGFGTAEESNKRYKYLLEQGQTGLSVAFDLPTQIGYDSDHPMAEGEVGKVGVAIDSLKDMEILFDGIPLDKVSTSMTINATAANLLAMYILVGQKQGVPQNQLRGTVQNDILKEYIARGTYIFPPNPSMRLTTDIIMYCAEKVPKWNSISISGYHIREAGANAVQEVAFTLADGIEYVKAVIARGMDIDKFAPRLSFFFNAHNNFLEEIAKFRAARRLWARIMKEKFNARDPRSMLLRFHTQTGGSTLTAQQPENNIVRVAIQALAAVLGGTQSLHTNSYDEALSLPTEKSVRIALRTQQIIAYESGVVDTIDPLGGSYYIEWLTDHIEEEAMKYIEKIEAMGGMMKAIERGYIQKEIADSAYKYQKEVEEKKRIIVGVNEFIVDEPLDVEILKVDPSIRDRQIERLKKLRSERDNKKVEEALNELRKAAETEDVNLMPYVIEAHKHLATLGEVTDVLREVWGEYRAPLIF